The Paludisphaera rhizosphaerae genome contains the following window.
CGATCGTGCGGGTTCGGCCCCCTCGGTCTCGTCCTCCACCACAGAGGCGAGCGTCAGCGGCACCGTTTCGATTAAGGGCAAGCCGGCGACGAAGGGAGAAGTGACCTTCGATCCGTCCAACAGCAGCCGACGTGACGCCGGAGCCCGAACCGCCCCGATCGGACCGGACGGCTCCTACAAGGTCGTGACCCTGGTCGGCGGCAACATCGTGCGGGTTTCAACCCCTGAAACGACCAAGGACTCCGTCCTTCAATTCAACGAAACCACGCTCGACGTCCAGTCGGGCGAGAACAAGCTCGACATCGTTCTGCCGAAGCCCTGACCGCCGCGCGCAGCCGCTCCACAAGGGCGCCTCCAGCGTCCGCACATTCTCCACTTCTTCCGATGGAGGACCTCCGATGCCCGAATCGAAACGCGCCGGGTTCACTTTGATCGAATTGCTCGTGGTGATCGCCATCATCGCCGTCCTCATCGCCCTGCTGTTGCCCGCCGTCCAGGCGGCGCGGGAGGCGGCTCGCCGCGCCCAGTGCGTGAACAACCTGAAGCAGATCGGCCTGGCGATGCACAACTACGAGAGCGTCAACGGCAGCCTCCCGCCGGGCCAGTTGCTTGGGGCCGGCAACTACGACCTCGCCGCTCAGGTCTACCTGTTGAACTACCTGGAAGGCGGAACGGTCTACAACACGATCAATTTCATGTTCCAGCCGGCGGCGACCGCCGGCGCAGGGGCAGCGGCGAATACAACCGCCTTTCGGACCAAGATCAACACGTTCCTCTGTCCCTCCGACATGGACAGGCTCACCAGCGCGACGGGACATCTGAACTACGTGGCTTGCAGCGGGTCGGCGGCGAATTCGAACAACACCAAGGGCCCGTTCTCCGGTCCGTTCCTGGGCCCCGCGTCGAGCGCCTTGACGGCCTCACAGGTCGTCAAGTTCGGCGACATCGTCGACGGTCTGAGCAACACGGCGGCCTTCAGCGAGAAGGTCATGGGGATCGGCACCGTCAACACGTTCGACCTGCTGAAGCCTTCCTCCACGATCTACCTCGTGACCACGCCGGCGAACCAGGCGATCCCGAACGAGTTGAATACGCTGTGCCAGGGGATCGTCCCCTCGGCGACCGCCCCGCTGGCTGCGGGGATCTATTACTCAAACAACTCGTACGGGGTGGGAGGCTGCTGGCACCTGGGTATCATGAGCTTCACCCGATACACCCACGTCATGCCGCCGAACTCCGCGAGTTGCGACTTCACAACGTCCGGCGGCGGCCTGAACATCAAGGGCGCCCACACAGCGTCCAGTCGGCACTCAGGGGGCGTCAACATGGGTCTCTGCGACGGCTCGGTCCGTTTCATCAAGTCGAGCATCGGCCTGGCGCCCTACTGGGCGCTCGGCACGGTTGCCAACGGCGAGATCCTCTCGTCCGACCAACTCTAACGCCGCCCGCCCATTACGTACGAAGCCGCTCCCCATTCGGACGCGGGAGCGCGCTTTGTCGGAAAAGTCGAAGGCTCGCGGGATGCCCTCGGCAAGCACCTGCGGCCAGGCAACTCCCGGCTACGAGCCGCGCCTCTGGATGGCGTGGAGGACCTCGTCGAGTTTCGAGAGGAAGCGTGACCGATCCGTCTTGGAGAACGCGGACGGTCCCCCGACGATCTCGCCCGACTGCCTGAGCATGTCGAGCAAGGCGCGGGTGGCCAACGCCTCGCCGATCGAGTCTTCGGAGAACGCGTCACCTCGGGGGCTGATCGCCCGGGCTCCCGCCTTGAGGCAACGATCCGCCAACGGGATGTCAGCCGTGACGACGACGTCGCCCGGAGCGATGCGAGTCGCGATCCAGTCGTCAGCGGCGTCGAAACCGCCTCGAACGACGACCATCTCGATCGCCTCCTCGCGGGGTGTGAACATGCCCGAGTTCGCCACGACGAACACCCGGATCCCATGCCGGCGCGCCACCCGATAGACCTCATCTTTCACGGGGCAGGCGTCGGCGTCCACATACACGGCCATGTTCAGTCCCGGCGAAGTCGATGATCGAGGCGCGTCGTCAGCCTCGAGTCTACTCGCAGCCGCATCAGGCTGACCACGTCGACGCCCGACCGCCGGCGTGAATCGCTCGGCGGCGAACGCTCCTCGCCTCACAAGGCTTACTTGCCGTCGAGCGCAAACCGTAAGCCTCGGCTGGAGGCAGGCATGACGACGGTTCCGTGCTCCTCGTCGTGGAATCCGTGGAAGAACACTGTCATGTTCTCAACGCTCGACCAAGAGCGCAGATTCTCTGGCCATGCGCGACTGAAAGCTCTCCATCCAAGGCCGGGAACAGAAAGCTCAGGGCTTCCTTCCGTCGGCCTCCCGCATGTGGAAGGGAGCCGCCCCCCATCGATCACTTCCCTGCGACTCTCGAACTCGACTCCACCGACTAACCACTGAGAGCGGTGCCACGACGCCCCACCTCGGCCGACGTTCGGTCGTGAGTCGCTGGCCGGGAGACGACTGAAATCCGCCCCGCAATCAGCCCACGAAAAGGCGAGGCGACGTCCCATTCCGCGAACAATCTCCGCTTCCAGGAACCATGATCCTAGGTGGGAGCACTCGACATCCCGGTCGACGACCGGGGGCGACGGTCGGACCTTGGAGGCTTTGCGGAGTTGTCGCGGATGACGGGAAACCAGCCGAACGAACCCGATTCGAGAATACGATTTGTTCACCCAAACCACTGGGCAACCAGGCTTTGCGTTGACGCCTTAGCGTCCGACGCACTGACGATCGAACCCGATCGGAGCCAATCGACTCTGGAGCGCAGCGCGTCCTCGGTTTTCGCTCCGGTCGATCCGAGACGAGAAGGCCAAGGGAAGCGACCCGACGACGCGTCGGCCGTCGCGCTGAACGCGTCGTCGGGTCGCTTTTCGGGATCGGACGAGGGCCTGAGGTTGACAACCCCCCCCGCGAAACCCTATTCTGTGCCTCTCGCCGATCAGTGCGGGCAGATAGCTCAGCTGGTAGAGCAACGGACTGAAAATCCGTGTGTCGGGAGTTCGATTCTCCCTCTGCCCACTCCTTCCACTTTCCCAACCCCAGCCGCTCCGGCGGGG
Protein-coding sequences here:
- a CDS encoding DUF1559 family PulG-like putative transporter, which translates into the protein MPESKRAGFTLIELLVVIAIIAVLIALLLPAVQAAREAARRAQCVNNLKQIGLAMHNYESVNGSLPPGQLLGAGNYDLAAQVYLLNYLEGGTVYNTINFMFQPAATAGAGAAANTTAFRTKINTFLCPSDMDRLTSATGHLNYVACSGSAANSNNTKGPFSGPFLGPASSALTASQVVKFGDIVDGLSNTAAFSEKVMGIGTVNTFDLLKPSSTIYLVTTPANQAIPNELNTLCQGIVPSATAPLAAGIYYSNNSYGVGGCWHLGIMSFTRYTHVMPPNSASCDFTTSGGGLNIKGAHTASSRHSGGVNMGLCDGSVRFIKSSIGLAPYWALGTVANGEILSSDQL
- a CDS encoding YaiI/YqxD family protein codes for the protein MAVYVDADACPVKDEVYRVARRHGIRVFVVANSGMFTPREEAIEMVVVRGGFDAADDWIATRIAPGDVVVTADIPLADRCLKAGARAISPRGDAFSEDSIGEALATRALLDMLRQSGEIVGGPSAFSKTDRSRFLSKLDEVLHAIQRRGS